ATTTCGAAGGCATGAGTTTTCTTGTCTGTAGTGTACAAGGGTGACACCTGTTGGTATCTTTTGGATATATCTCTTTTATTACATGATTGCTGGTGTACTTATCATCCTCACTGGATGTTGAagggagaagagagagagatgaGTGAGATTGGTAGACAGATCTGACATTTTCTCACTGGCGGCTGCCTCCCTAAGTCTGCAAACCACCAACAGTCTGCTACAGCTTTCTTAAAGGTGTCAATGCTCATCGTCTGTTGAGATGCCTGTCTCACTGACCTCCTTATTCTGCCTACAATAGTTATGAGTACGACTAGATTGAATGGAAGTATGGAAGCCATGAATTTTAGGGAGAAGGAGAAGGCGGTTTCCGGCATCGTAAGATACAATAATGAGCCCTATGTCGATGTTGGGAAATGAGGAGAGATATGAAGTTGATATTATCACTGACAAATTTACTAGTCCTTAGTCCTTACTCCTTAGAGCGGGAGAGGATGGTGGTGGTTGGATGATGGAGGGAGTGGCCGAGAGGTTAGAACGTTAGGGATTTAGGGTAAAGAGACACATGGGGGGGTGTTAGAAAATAGATTGCTCCCACATAGGGAACATATAACCATCTCAAATTACCCTCCATCTCCCCTTGAAGGCTTCCAGAATCTTTACTCCTAtaattatttttcttctttcccCCATTATCTACCCCTGAGTTGGGAATTTGGGATGGTAAGTTTGTAAAATCTGATGTTTCCAAGAAACAAGTCTCCTCCTATATAGCTGGTCTATTTTGTAAgtgtgattttttatttttcttttctgaaATGTCTTGGGACATAGGACATATGCGCGTGTGTGAGTTAAGTCTATACTGTCCTCAGGTGAAGAATCAATAATCATTTTCCTTTTCTGTGCTCTTGTTCTGGTTGCCAGGGGTTAAAAGAACCCAATATGTATGtagtttaacttattttatgtGGTTATAAAAGTAATAATTCTGATTTGTATTGGTAGGATGATGAAACAACCTTGGCTGAGGAGGAGGAGTTGGCAATAGCAGAGTCGAAGAGGCCTGAAGATGAGGTAATTGCAAATAATTCCAAGCTTAGATTTTGTGTAATTGTTGTTTATGTTTAGCTGGTTTTGTGTGTTAACCTTTTCTTTGGTGTGTGTGTTGACGAAGAGCAGATTGCATTATTGCAGCAAGAAAGTGAGATTCCCTTGGAAGAATTGCTTGCAAAATATAAAATGGTTGGTTAGATGTGCTATTTCCTTTTCACTCAAGTGGTTTGATACGCTTGTTAATGGTTATGATCTTTGAATCATTGTGCTTTTCCAGGAAATTTCCGAGGTCGGCTCTGCTGATGACGACTCAGATTCTTGTTCTGCTCACTCTGATATAGAGAGTTATCCAGTTGAGCAAGTGTTTGACAAAGAAGACCGGTGTAATTCTACAGTTGAAGATGATGTATCTGAggagattaaaaaaaattcacctGCTCCTGGAGAAGAAGCTGATGCTAGTCATGTGCTGGATTCCGAAGAGGATAGTCAAAGAGATGCTAGAATTGCTGATGCAGCAGCTGCTGCCAGGTCTGCACAACCGACAGGGAATACTTTCTCCACGACTAATGTACGAACAAATTTCCCCTTTCTTATTAAACACCCTCTTCGTGAGTATCAGCACATTGGGCTTGACTGGCTGGTTACAATGTATGAGAAAAGACTTAATGGGATTCTTGCTGATGAGATGGGTCTAGGAAAGACAATTATGACGATTGCATTACTCGCTCACTTGGCTTGTGAGAAGGGAATATGGGGGCCTCATCTCATTGTGGTGCCAACTAGTGTCATGCTTAACTGGGAAACTGAGTTTATGAAGTGGTGCCCTGCATTTAAGATCTTAACTTACTTTGGGAGTGCAAAGGAGCGCAAAAATAAGAGGCAAGGTTGGATGAAACCCAACTCTTTCCATGTTTGCATCACTACTTACAGACTTgttattcaagattcaaaaattttTAAACGCAAGAAGTGGAAGTATTTGATTTTAGACGAGGCTCATTTGATAAAGAACTGGAAATCTCAGCGGTGGCAAACTCTTTTGAACTTCAATTCAAAGCGGCGTATCTTGTTGACGGGTACACCATTGCAGAATGATCTAATGGAGTTGTGGTCTTTAATGCATTTTTTGATGCCCCATATCTTTCAGTCTCACCAAGAATTTAAGGACTGGTTTTGCAATCCAATAGCAGGCATGGTGGAAGGACAAGAAAAGGTGAACAAAGAAGTGATTGATCGCCTGCATAATGTTTTGCGGCCGTTTATTCTGCGCCGTCTAAAAAGGGATGTTGAAAAACAGCTCCCTATGAAACATGAGCATGTCATATACTGCAGACTCTCCAAGAGGCAAAGGAATTTGTATGAAGATTTCATTGCTAGTTCAGAAACCCAAACCACTCTGGCTAGTGCCAATTTCATCGGTATGTTAAATGTTATAATGCAGCTACGTAAAGTTTGTAATCATCCTGACTTATTTGAGGGACGTTCTATCATAAGTTCTTTTGATATGGAGGGGATTGAGATGCAATTGAGCTCTTCAGTGTGCTCAATTCTTTCGCCTGGTCTATTTTCTTCCACAAATCTTTCTGGTTTGGGGCTCTTATTTACATATCTAGATTTTAGAATGACATCTTGGGAGTTTGATGTAGTTCAATCTATTGCCACTCCTTCTAGATTAATTGAGCATCGTGTTAGTCATAATAATCTGGAAGTTGTTAAGCCTGGATTTAAATACGGAAAGAAAGGTTATGGAACAAACATTTTTGAAGAGATTCGGAAGGCAATTTTCGAGGAGAGATTAAAAGAAGCTAAACAGCGGGCAACTGCAATTGCATGGTGGAATTCATTAAGGTGTCAGAAGAAGCCAGTATATTCAACAACTCTACGCGAACTTCTGACGGTAAAGCATCCAGTTTACGACATACAGTACTGTAAGAAAAATCCTGTGTCTTACAACTATTCCTCAAAGCTTGCGGACATTGTTTTGTCACCTGTGGAAAGATTCCAGAAGATGATAGATCAGGTTGAATCTTTCATGTTTGTTATTCCAGCTGCACGAGCTCCTCCACCTGCTTGTTGGTGCAATAAATCTGGGACTTCCGTTTTTATTGATGCAGCCTACAGGGAAGAATGCTCCCAAAATTTGCTGCCTCTCTTGACTCCTATACGTCCTGCCCTTGTTCGAAGGCAGCTGTATTTCCCTGACAGACGTTTGATACAATTTGATTGTGGAAAGCTCCAGCAACTTGCTAGTTTGTTGCGAAGATTGAAAAGTGGGGGTCATAGAGCATTAATCTTCACTCAAATGACAAAAATGCTTGATATTTTGGAAGCTTTTATAAGTTTGTATGGTTATACTTACATGCGTTTGGACGGATCAACCCAACCGGAGCAGAGACAAACTTTGATGCAGAGATTTAACACAAATCCCAAGATATTTTTGTTTATTCTGTCTACACGTAGTGGAGGTGTAGGAATAAATCTTGTTGGAGCAGATACAGTGATATTTTATGACAGTGACTGGAACCCTGCCATGGATCAACAAGCTCAAGATCGTTGTCATCGCATTGGACAAACCCGTGAAGTCCATATCTACCGCTTAATAAGCGAGAGTACCATTGAAGAGAATATCTTAAAGAAAGCAAACCAGAAACGAGCTCTTGATAACCTAGTAATACAAAGTGGTGGCTACAATACTGAGTTTTTCAAGAAGCTTGACCCAATGGAGTTGTTTTCAGGTCATAGATTAGCTCCCTTAAAAGAGACAGGCAAAGAGAACAACTCAGATAAGGAGGCTGAGGTTCTTGTTTCTAATGCTGATATAGAGGCTGCTTTGAAAAATGCTGAAGATGAGGCAGATTATATGGCGCTGAAGAAGGTTGAAGAGGAAGAGGCTGTAGATAACCAGGAATTTACTGAGGAGGCGACCGGGAAGCTAGAAGATGAGGACTTGGGAAATGAGGATATTATTAAAGCTGATGAATCTGCAGACCATAATGCATTGGTTACTGCTTCAAATATAGAGGCTATGGTTGTTGCAGATGGGAATGATCTGGGTGGAGAGAAGGCTCTCACTTTAGCATGCGATGAAGACGACGTTGATATGATTGCTGATGTCAAACAAATGGCAGCTGCAGCTGCAGCTGCTGGACAAGAAGTCTTATCTTTCGAAAATCAATTACGTCCAATCGATAGGTATGCAATGCATTTCTTGGAGGTTTGGGACCCCATAATAAACAAGGAGGCAATAAATTATCAAGTTCAGTTCGAGGAGAGAGAGTGGGAGTTAGAGCGTATCGAGAAGTTGAAAGAGGATATGGAGGCAGagcttgatgatgatgatgagcctCTTGTATATGAGAGTAAGATTTTCACAATTATGATATTGAAATTTAAGCAGTTTTCTGCTACATACTATCATTTCTCTTCCCACTGATTCCTGCATTTCTCTTCAAATTAGTACTTCTGCTACTACTTGCTGGGCTGGGttactaattaactaattatcAGGGAACTATGAATCATGGCCCACCTCATACTGGCAAAACTGTTACATTTGTTGTCAAGGTTTTAAGTGGGATCAATTATTTTCTTTGGGTTTTGTTGGGATTACTTCAAGTAATATGTTGCTCTTGATTTTATGCTATTCATAGCAACCAGTAAAATTAGTCACTAGGTTCTCTATAATCATTTCAAATGTTCCCCAATACTGCAAAATGGCGAAATCTATTGATCAAGATAAAGCACATTTTTTCTCTTTTGAAATGCTCGTTCCCTATGATATTGCTCATGTCAACCTTTATAAATTATTAACAAACAATTAATGAGTTGTTATTAACAAATAGTATGTTAAAGTAGCAAGGATAGAGAAAGTTGCTTGGATGAATATACACTTATTAACCTAAGAAGACAACAAAAACGGATAAACTAAATACTCGGTAGGAGGTGGTCTATATGAAGGCAGAGGTCATAGATTCAGAGCCACTTTTGTGTAGATTGTCTTCAATGTCATTGCTTCACAGCCACTCTGAATAGAATTATTATTCGTGTATCATTTTTTGTTTGCCATGTTGTAGAAATAGGCTGTGAGATGTTTAGATTTAACTTGGATATTAACTAGAAAAAATCAGGAAAGGAATTTGCTTTCTTAACTCGTACGCTAGAAGGTGAGAATAAAGTTTGATATTTGGCTTTCTCGTGCTATTTTGTTGAACGAAATGTTTCATGGGACTGGTATATTTCTTAGCTTCACTTCTGTAGTTAGCTTGTGACATGTCTTTTAGTTGCCTAGTGCATGCATAATATCTCGTTGCCTATAGAGTCGTGCTCCAGGTATCATCatcatttttaaataattttcttttGAACCCTTTTACCAGAATGGGATGCGGAATTTGCTACCCAAGCTTATCACCAGCAAGTTGAGGCTTTAGCTCAGCATCAGGTCAGTCATCTACTGTATATTCAGAACAGCTGAAAGATCTAAAAGTCAAGTATTATTTTCTACAGTAACAAAACGAAGTATTATTTTGTCCTGTTGTTGATTTAACATTATGCCTTTACTGTAGTTGATGGAAGAACTAGAAAGCAAGGCCAAAGAGAAGGAAATTGGCGAGGATGTGAATGATGATTTTATCAAGTAAGAGAGCACAGTCTTTGGGGTTTCCAAAATATATTATCAACAATATTTGTTTTATGGAGATAAAATCACGAATTTACTTTATATTTTACTCTTGATATGTTcctgttttgttaattttttgggATGCAGGAATGAAGCATCTGGTGCTGGTAAATTGAAggcaaagaaaaagaaaccaaAGAAAACAAAATTCAAATCTCTAAAGAAGCACTCTTTGTCCTCTGCATCGAAAGCTGTGAAAGAGGACTACGTGGTAGAACATATGTCGTCGGACGAAGATCCATCTCATGAAGAGGCTGCTTGTGTAGATGTAAGCCCACCTTGTATCCTGTTAAAAAAGAAACGGAAGAAGAACCAAACTGATATTGCTGAAGAAGAGATGTCCTTAAAGATCAAGCTAAAAAAGGGCAAGAAGACTGCTCTTGTAACGACATTGCCATCTAGGGAATCAAACGTATTAAGCTTGTTACATGAAGATACAAAAGATTCAAAGTCATGTGAGGATGGCACACTTGATTTAGAGCTAAAGCCTACTAGTAGGGGTAAGACGGGAGGGAGAATTTCAATCACGACTATGCCAATGAAGAGGATTTATACTATAAGGCCtgaaaaattgaagaaaaaaggGAACATGTGGTCAAGTGACTGTTTCCCTTCGCCTGATTCCTGGATGCCACAAGAGGATGCAGTTTTGTGTGCTCTTGTACAAGAGTATGGTCCAAATTGGAGCTTGGTTAGTGATTCTCTTTATGGGATGTCTGCTGGTGGTTTGTACAGGGGAAGGTTTCGACACCCCACTCTGTGTTGTGAAAGATATAGGGAACTCTTCCAAAAATATGTTCACGCTGTCGCAGACACTCCCAATAATGAAAAAACAAGCACAACTGGACCTGCAAAGGGGTTACTGAAAGTTACTGAGGTAAGTCTTTTTTTTACAAGAAGTTACCACTCAAGTGAGTTACTTCTCCACTTAAAAGTGATGTGAAGTAGAACTCTCCCACCACCACCCACCTAGAGACTCACATTAGTTTGCTTAGTTACAATTCACAAGCATGCACGAGCTCTGGGGCTAGCACATTTAAAATTATTTAGGTAGATTTATGTTTTGTAAGTGTAACTTTAAATACTTTGTTCCCTTTAGGACACTTGTAGGAGTTAGTTTCCATTCCGTTAGCAACGGGCCTAACCACAACTTGAGTAACTGGTCAGAATCAAGGTGAAGACTTTTGAAGTTTAGAGCTGATAGAGCTACAACGCCTACAAGGTGCAGTAGAGTTTACCTTAGCATAGTGGCTGATATTGTTTAAGGATAAGAATCTGTAAACATATTTTTAGATGCCTTAGATCTTTGTCTCGTTTCTATTGTGAAGTCTTTGTTTGTATATTTCCATCACTTTGGTTGAAGATACATAGTTAGGCTTGTTACTCATCCTTTATTCTGTTAGTAGCTTGTCCAGTTACCTATGTGGTTTACCCTTACTAATTATTGTGCGGATTTTGCACATGGGAGAAATATGTTGTTTAATTCCAACAATTAGTTCAATAACTTTGCGTTATTGCCTTGCAAGCTGCCAGGTAGTTTAGCTAACTTAATGGGCTGTTTTGGTTCTTAGTTAAACTAAGTAGATAGTTGGGCTGATTTGCTTAGTCTTAGTTATATAGATAAAATAGACATGTAGTACCTTCTGTGAGTAGGTTTTTTAGTCCTCTTTGGAGTAGGAAACATCCTGATTTCCGTATATAAGTAAGGCTTCATATCCTAACTAGTATGATAGACATTATTGAATAAACTTTTGTGTTTAACTTTAAGCATAAGCCTTAAGATCCTTGATTCAGGACTGATTTCAGAAATAGAGTTTAGTCTCTCCTCCATTGGATATTCAGAGTTTGTTATgatttttccttaataaatCACTTTAAACCCGTCCACCATTAAATCATATTCGAAATTCCTAAATACAAACGTCAGAACACATCCAGAGTCTTAAGAAAAGCTTTATAGATTCCATCTTTTTATAAACATTGTTTTTTCTGCGAAAGTTAACCGAGGGTGTGCTGTCCTCCACCTTAAAAAAATTTCAGGTCGATAAGTTCAGATTAACTGCAATCAGGTCCTGTCAtgtcaataagttcagatagttCAGATAAATTTATGTTTCATCTGGCGAAGAGAACGCACCCTAAAAAGGGATCACCTAGATCCTTATTTGTAATTCCTCTCGCGGAGAATCGAGCGTACTTATGATCCCTTTATTGATTGTTTTCCTTCCCTTTTTAGTCCTTATTGAAATTTGTGTCTCGCGAAATGGACTGAAAAGTGAAAACGGAATGCGTTGGCACTTGGCAGTCTTTTCGTGTTCTTATGAAGAGAGTAAAAGTAAAACTGCTAACAAGAGAAAGAAGAATTCTCCGGCAACTGACccagtaagaaaaaaaaaattgcgctGTAAAATTACGGTGATCCTCTCCTCGAAAATCACAATTTTCTTCTCATAAGGTCAAAGAGTAAGAGCTAGATTTTGAGCTAATCTCATCTGGGGGGGCTACCTGCAAACTAGCAAGAAGAGTTCATGGCTATCTAACCATTCATTCAGAATTTACAGAGAATAGAACTTGTTTTACTACTATATTGGAGTATGTTCTGGGGCATAACAACCTTTCTTTTTGTAACTGCTTACATTATATTTTATGTGGCAGGATAACTGTCGAGTACTGTTGGATGCTGTTACGGAACAACCAGATGATGAGTTACTTTTGCAACGGCATTTCACTGCTCTTCTCATTTCAGTTTGGAGGATGACATCCTCTCTTGATCAGCAAAGAAGTCGTTCAAATCATCATAACAATTTGTATCCAAGCATAAGGTTGTTTGGTACATCTGTCAATCCGAATGCTCAAAATTCAACCACAGGGCTTTCCCAAAAAAAGTTTGATTTGGGTCAGAGTGGGAAACTTATAACTAAAGCATTGCGTGATGTGGAAAGTGTGGTCTGGAATAACAAAACCTCTCTATCCAACCAGATGGAAGAGGATGTACCTGCTATAGAGAAGTTAGACATCACATTGGAGTTTGAAAGAGAGAGAGCTGAAACTGTTGGTTTTCCGTCCATGGTGTCATTGTCGATACCTGGCTTGGATCCAATACCTCCTGTAATACCTCCTAAAGAAAATCAACTTAAGTCCACTCAACAAGTGGCTGAGAGCCGTTTCAGGTATGTGTTCAAATCCGTGGGCATTGTTTGCTGCAAGTTGTAGTTTTTTGGCCACCTTGGCACCTTATCTTGTTGAATTAAGAAACATAGTAGTACTCCAACCCCTTATCCAAAGAAGGGAACTGTTCTTTATTTTGGCAATTTCAGATGTTTTT
This sequence is a window from Spinacia oleracea cultivar Varoflay chromosome 1, BTI_SOV_V1, whole genome shotgun sequence. Protein-coding genes within it:
- the LOC110799553 gene encoding protein PHOTOPERIOD-INDEPENDENT EARLY FLOWERING 1 isoform X1, whose amino-acid sequence is MASKGPRSKLDHDSRARRQKALEAPREPRRPKTHWDHVLEEMIWLSKDFEAERKWKLAQAKKVALRASRGMLDPVTRGEKRMKEEEQRMRKVALNISKDVKKFWTKIEKLVHYKHQLELDCKKKAALDKQLEYLLDQTERYSTMLAENLMGPSTSCPSGQPSIQENTCYSKQTGEKTVDGGSMELLAEAKSDTEIKMDEMDADDDFDLSSEDEAEDDEQTIEEDEALITEEERQEELAALQNEVELPLEELLKRYSMIEVTEESNAEAVRESCVEVGLAQVNGERFPEKLRASVESPDDVGADGETNFLAVAKVDADCSSDFASRRCRKRNGPMTSNNVSEVEARFSKKSSEGMSHSDLVDVDYDFDDELADDEFVIATGEEKDDETTLAEEEELAIAESKRPEDEIALLQQESEIPLEELLAKYKMEISEVGSADDDSDSCSAHSDIESYPVEQVFDKEDRCNSTVEDDVSEEIKKNSPAPGEEADASHVLDSEEDSQRDARIADAAAAARSAQPTGNTFSTTNVRTNFPFLIKHPLREYQHIGLDWLVTMYEKRLNGILADEMGLGKTIMTIALLAHLACEKGIWGPHLIVVPTSVMLNWETEFMKWCPAFKILTYFGSAKERKNKRQGWMKPNSFHVCITTYRLVIQDSKIFKRKKWKYLILDEAHLIKNWKSQRWQTLLNFNSKRRILLTGTPLQNDLMELWSLMHFLMPHIFQSHQEFKDWFCNPIAGMVEGQEKVNKEVIDRLHNVLRPFILRRLKRDVEKQLPMKHEHVIYCRLSKRQRNLYEDFIASSETQTTLASANFIGMLNVIMQLRKVCNHPDLFEGRSIISSFDMEGIEMQLSSSVCSILSPGLFSSTNLSGLGLLFTYLDFRMTSWEFDVVQSIATPSRLIEHRVSHNNLEVVKPGFKYGKKGYGTNIFEEIRKAIFEERLKEAKQRATAIAWWNSLRCQKKPVYSTTLRELLTVKHPVYDIQYCKKNPVSYNYSSKLADIVLSPVERFQKMIDQVESFMFVIPAARAPPPACWCNKSGTSVFIDAAYREECSQNLLPLLTPIRPALVRRQLYFPDRRLIQFDCGKLQQLASLLRRLKSGGHRALIFTQMTKMLDILEAFISLYGYTYMRLDGSTQPEQRQTLMQRFNTNPKIFLFILSTRSGGVGINLVGADTVIFYDSDWNPAMDQQAQDRCHRIGQTREVHIYRLISESTIEENILKKANQKRALDNLVIQSGGYNTEFFKKLDPMELFSGHRLAPLKETGKENNSDKEAEVLVSNADIEAALKNAEDEADYMALKKVEEEEAVDNQEFTEEATGKLEDEDLGNEDIIKADESADHNALVTASNIEAMVVADGNDLGGEKALTLACDEDDVDMIADVKQMAAAAAAAGQEVLSFENQLRPIDRYAMHFLEVWDPIINKEAINYQVQFEEREWELERIEKLKEDMEAELDDDDEPLVYEKWDAEFATQAYHQQVEALAQHQLMEELESKAKEKEIGEDVNDDFIKNEASGAGKLKAKKKKPKKTKFKSLKKHSLSSASKAVKEDYVVEHMSSDEDPSHEEAACVDVSPPCILLKKKRKKNQTDIAEEEMSLKIKLKKGKKTALVTTLPSRESNVLSLLHEDTKDSKSCEDGTLDLELKPTSRGKTGGRISITTMPMKRIYTIRPEKLKKKGNMWSSDCFPSPDSWMPQEDAVLCALVQEYGPNWSLVSDSLYGMSAGGLYRGRFRHPTLCCERYRELFQKYVHAVADTPNNEKTSTTGPAKGLLKVTEDNCRVLLDAVTEQPDDELLLQRHFTALLISVWRMTSSLDQQRSRSNHHNNLYPSIRLFGTSVNPNAQNSTTGLSQKKFDLGQSGKLITKALRDVESVVWNNKTSLSNQMEEDVPAIEKLDITLEFERERAETVGFPSMVSLSIPGLDPIPPVIPPKENQLKSTQQVAESRFRASSSACVDGSFGWASSAFPIIESRNRLSLKSPLSGKHKLGPGETSRPSKSKVRKVAEATHHNPFAEALLPTTVPDTPSTTSGSGIPDSSFEDHIIDPDPLYGAEDDSSCSKNNELFPHCYSPSFISGLDVCSLDEYTDDIG
- the LOC110799553 gene encoding protein PHOTOPERIOD-INDEPENDENT EARLY FLOWERING 1 isoform X2 produces the protein MASKGPRSKLDHDSRARRQKVLEAPREPRRPKTHWDHVLEEMIWLSKDFEAERKWKLAQAKKVALRASRGMLDPVTRGEKRMKEEEQRMRKVALNISKDVKKFWTKIEKLVHYKHQLELDCKKKAALDKQLEYLLDQTERYSTMLAENLMGPSTSCPSGQPSIQENTCYSKQTGEKTVDGGSMELLAEAKSDTEIKMDEMDADDDFDLSSEDEAEDDEQTIEEDEALITEEERQEELAALQNEVELPLEELLKRYSMIEVTEESNAEAVRESCVEVGLAQVNGERFPEKLRASVESPDDVGADGETNFLAVAKVDADCSSDFASRRCRKRNGPMTSNNVSEVEARFSKKSSEGMSHSDLVDVDYDFDDELADDEFVIATGEEKDDETTLAEEEELAIAESKRPEDEIALLQQESEIPLEELLAKYKMEISEVGSADDDSDSCSAHSDIESYPVEQVFDKEDRCNSTVEDDVSEEIKKNSPAPGEEADASHVLDSEEDSQRDARIADAAAAARSAQPTGNTFSTTNVRTNFPFLIKHPLREYQHIGLDWLVTMYEKRLNGILADEMGLGKTIMTIALLAHLACEKGIWGPHLIVVPTSVMLNWETEFMKWCPAFKILTYFGSAKERKNKRQGWMKPNSFHVCITTYRLVIQDSKIFKRKKWKYLILDEAHLIKNWKSQRWQTLLNFNSKRRILLTGTPLQNDLMELWSLMHFLMPHIFQSHQEFKDWFCNPIAGMVEGQEKVNKEVIDRLHNVLRPFILRRLKRDVEKQLPMKHEHVIYCRLSKRQRNLYEDFIASSETQTTLASANFIGMLNVIMQLRKVCNHPDLFEGRSIISSFDMEGIEMQLSSSVCSILSPGLFSSTNLSGLGLLFTYLDFRMTSWEFDVVQSIATPSRLIEHRVSHNNLEVVKPGFKYGKKGYGTNIFEEIRKAIFEERLKEAKQRATAIAWWNSLRCQKKPVYSTTLRELLTVKHPVYDIQYCKKNPVSYNYSSKLADIVLSPVERFQKMIDQVESFMFVIPAARAPPPACWCNKSGTSVFIDAAYREECSQNLLPLLTPIRPALVRRQLYFPDRRLIQFDCGKLQQLASLLRRLKSGGHRALIFTQMTKMLDILEAFISLYGYTYMRLDGSTQPEQRQTLMQRFNTNPKIFLFILSTRSGGVGINLVGADTVIFYDSDWNPAMDQQAQDRCHRIGQTREVHIYRLISESTIEENILKKANQKRALDNLVIQSGGYNTEFFKKLDPMELFSGHRLAPLKETGKENNSDKEAEVLVSNADIEAALKNAEDEADYMALKKVEEEEAVDNQEFTEEATGKLEDEDLGNEDIIKADESADHNALVTASNIEAMVVADGNDLGGEKALTLACDEDDVDMIADVKQMAAAAAAAGQEVLSFENQLRPIDRYAMHFLEVWDPIINKEAINYQVQFEEREWELERIEKLKEDMEAELDDDDEPLVYEKWDAEFATQAYHQQVEALAQHQLMEELESKAKEKEIGEDVNDDFIKNEASGAGKLKAKKKKPKKTKFKSLKKHSLSSASKAVKEDYVVEHMSSDEDPSHEEAACVDVSPPCILLKKKRKKNQTDIAEEEMSLKIKLKKGKKTALVTTLPSRESNVLSLLHEDTKDSKSCEDGTLDLELKPTSRGKTGGRISITTMPMKRIYTIRPEKLKKKGNMWSSDCFPSPDSWMPQEDAVLCALVQEYGPNWSLVSDSLYGMSAGGLYRGRFRHPTLCCERYRELFQKYVHAVADTPNNEKTSTTGPAKGLLKVTEDNCRVLLDAVTEQPDDELLLQRHFTALLISVWRMTSSLDQQRSRSNHHNNLYPSIRLFGTSVNPNAQNSTTGLSQKKFDLGQSGKLITKALRDVESVVWNNKTSLSNQMEEDVPAIEKLDITLEFERERAETVGFPSMVSLSIPGLDPIPPVIPPKENQLKSTQQVAESRFRASSSACVDGSFGWASSAFPIIESRNRLSLKSPLSGKHKLGPGETSRPSKSKVRKVAEATHHNPFAEALLPTTVPDTPSTTSGSGIPDSSFEDHIIDPDPLYGAEDDSSCSKNNELFPHCYSPSFISGLDVCSLDEYTDDIG
- the LOC110799553 gene encoding protein PHOTOPERIOD-INDEPENDENT EARLY FLOWERING 1 isoform X3; the encoded protein is MMRNEQLGGIHRYSTMLAENLMGPSTSCPSGQPSIQENTCYSKQTGEKTVDGGSMELLAEAKSDTEIKMDEMDADDDFDLSSEDEAEDDEQTIEEDEALITEEERQEELAALQNEVELPLEELLKRYSMIEVTEESNAEAVRESCVEVGLAQVNGERFPEKLRASVESPDDVGADGETNFLAVAKVDADCSSDFASRRCRKRNGPMTSNNVSEVEARFSKKSSEGMSHSDLVDVDYDFDDELADDEFVIATGEEKDDETTLAEEEELAIAESKRPEDEIALLQQESEIPLEELLAKYKMEISEVGSADDDSDSCSAHSDIESYPVEQVFDKEDRCNSTVEDDVSEEIKKNSPAPGEEADASHVLDSEEDSQRDARIADAAAAARSAQPTGNTFSTTNVRTNFPFLIKHPLREYQHIGLDWLVTMYEKRLNGILADEMGLGKTIMTIALLAHLACEKGIWGPHLIVVPTSVMLNWETEFMKWCPAFKILTYFGSAKERKNKRQGWMKPNSFHVCITTYRLVIQDSKIFKRKKWKYLILDEAHLIKNWKSQRWQTLLNFNSKRRILLTGTPLQNDLMELWSLMHFLMPHIFQSHQEFKDWFCNPIAGMVEGQEKVNKEVIDRLHNVLRPFILRRLKRDVEKQLPMKHEHVIYCRLSKRQRNLYEDFIASSETQTTLASANFIGMLNVIMQLRKVCNHPDLFEGRSIISSFDMEGIEMQLSSSVCSILSPGLFSSTNLSGLGLLFTYLDFRMTSWEFDVVQSIATPSRLIEHRVSHNNLEVVKPGFKYGKKGYGTNIFEEIRKAIFEERLKEAKQRATAIAWWNSLRCQKKPVYSTTLRELLTVKHPVYDIQYCKKNPVSYNYSSKLADIVLSPVERFQKMIDQVESFMFVIPAARAPPPACWCNKSGTSVFIDAAYREECSQNLLPLLTPIRPALVRRQLYFPDRRLIQFDCGKLQQLASLLRRLKSGGHRALIFTQMTKMLDILEAFISLYGYTYMRLDGSTQPEQRQTLMQRFNTNPKIFLFILSTRSGGVGINLVGADTVIFYDSDWNPAMDQQAQDRCHRIGQTREVHIYRLISESTIEENILKKANQKRALDNLVIQSGGYNTEFFKKLDPMELFSGHRLAPLKETGKENNSDKEAEVLVSNADIEAALKNAEDEADYMALKKVEEEEAVDNQEFTEEATGKLEDEDLGNEDIIKADESADHNALVTASNIEAMVVADGNDLGGEKALTLACDEDDVDMIADVKQMAAAAAAAGQEVLSFENQLRPIDRYAMHFLEVWDPIINKEAINYQVQFEEREWELERIEKLKEDMEAELDDDDEPLVYEKWDAEFATQAYHQQVEALAQHQLMEELESKAKEKEIGEDVNDDFIKNEASGAGKLKAKKKKPKKTKFKSLKKHSLSSASKAVKEDYVVEHMSSDEDPSHEEAACVDVSPPCILLKKKRKKNQTDIAEEEMSLKIKLKKGKKTALVTTLPSRESNVLSLLHEDTKDSKSCEDGTLDLELKPTSRGKTGGRISITTMPMKRIYTIRPEKLKKKGNMWSSDCFPSPDSWMPQEDAVLCALVQEYGPNWSLVSDSLYGMSAGGLYRGRFRHPTLCCERYRELFQKYVHAVADTPNNEKTSTTGPAKGLLKVTEDNCRVLLDAVTEQPDDELLLQRHFTALLISVWRMTSSLDQQRSRSNHHNNLYPSIRLFGTSVNPNAQNSTTGLSQKKFDLGQSGKLITKALRDVESVVWNNKTSLSNQMEEDVPAIEKLDITLEFERERAETVGFPSMVSLSIPGLDPIPPVIPPKENQLKSTQQVAESRFRASSSACVDGSFGWASSAFPIIESRNRLSLKSPLSGKHKLGPGETSRPSKSKVRKVAEATHHNPFAEALLPTTVPDTPSTTSGSGIPDSSFEDHIIDPDPLYGAEDDSSCSKNNELFPHCYSPSFISGLDVCSLDEYTDDIG